The nucleotide sequence aaatcattctACAGTGGTATCAATATCATGaacaatatttcattttttgaatctCAAAATATCAGAGATCTTGGTGATAATTAGTATGTCTCATTCGAGGTTGATGGCCTCGTCCGAAGTAGCAAATATAATCgttcatcatttaataaaattcaaaaaaaaaataaaaaaaatattggaatacAAATCGATTGTACTgtgaaaatgataaaataaatcattgGAAATAAAATAACATACCTTAACCATCTTGTCGTTACCGGCAGAGATAACGGTGACAGCGTCATCGTTTTGGTCAGTTGGAGCAATTCTAACTTGAGAAACCCAGTCGTTGTGACCTAACAAAGTAGCCAAACATTGACCCTTGATAGTCCAGACCTTGATGGTCTTATCACGGGAACCAGAGATAATCATGGAAGCCTTTCTGTCAATGGCAACAGACATGACATCAGACTTGTGACCGACGAATCTTTGGTAAGTTTCACCAGTGGCAACATCCCACAATCTCAAAGTCTTATCCCAAGAGGCAGATAGAGCGTAAGCACCATCTTGAGTCAAGGTACAGTCTTGGACAATGTGAGAGTGACCCTTGAAGGATCTAACTGGGACACCGAACTTTTGGTCGTCACCAGTCAACTTCCAGGAGATCAAAGTCTTATCACGGGAACCGGACAACAATAAGTTTGGTTGACCAGCAGAGGTGGCCAAGGAAGTGACCCATCCGTTGTGACCTTCTAAGGTACCTCTCAAAACTAAAACTTCGTTAGATGACATTTTTGCTTTATAGAATTGTTGGTTGTATCAGCAACTAGAAAGTATTAGAGGTAAAAAAAGATTTTGttaaagaaggaagaattgCAAAGAAAGAAGTACTAGAACTATTATTTGACAGACCGAAGCCCATCTTCGCCtgtaatttttttttgcgTGGGTCTAACAATTTTCACGAAACGTTCCGACATATTCGCACCCTATCGCGCATGTGACTGTGAAAATTCTGGGCTGACAAAATCTATGACTGTCAAACACCCAGacatttgaaaacaatTTCACAGTAATACCCCAGACATTTTGGTGTTTGAAAGCGGGTAATAAGGAGGAGGACTATTCCCATCAATGTATAGCCTAGTATGAGAAGGCATACTATCATCAGTCAACTAAGGGACAAGTACTGACCTGTATTATATCAGAATGAGCCGTATTTGATGGAAAATCCATGTATGGCTCATTTGGTAAGTAAGGTTTCTCTATGTGTAGATTAGGTAACGTGAATTTATGTTAATGTGGTCACGATCTGGCAATTAGGATCTTAATTATGTCCATTTATTGTAAATAAAACAGGATTGGTCCTCGGTAGGGAATAATCTATATTTTGTTTCGTTTGAACAGAGTATGTGTGTCATTGAGGAGACAGTTACGATCATTTTTTGCTTTGCTTAATTCTTTCCCATATGTATTTGGTCTTAAAATATTCACTTAGATCATCGTCCAATGGCAATGTGTcaattttattgttttgtCCGTTAATAAGAACTTGATTGTTCTCAATATCCAATATAACCCCCATAGATTTGTAAAGTTTTAATCTTAAAATATTTGCTCTAGCAATTGGGTCATTAAAgatctcttcttcttcctgAGAAAGGATATTCCCTCTAGGCGATTTGCTTGTTTTATTCGTATCCAACGAACCAGGATTCATAGGAAAATTCTCGTCATTAGATACCAGCTGTACAATTCTCGTATCCAACTCACCTCTCATGGTAACAATTGTGTTTTCAAGTTGGTCTAATTCCTtaacaaaatcaattaattgatctttgcttttgaaattcttggatTCTTCCTTAGTTTGGATAAGTTCCTTACTCAATTGATCCAAGTGTGATGTCTGTGATTCTATTTGGTTGATTAAGTCACTATTTTTTGACTTTCCTTCTGAGAGCAAGTTTTTAGTTCGCGTATCTATTTGATCTATTCCCTCATTAAAACTCATCACCGAATTCACATCAGGTTCAATGTCAAAGTTTTCTCTTGTTTCTCTGAGCAAGCCTGCCAAGTTTTCAATAAGATGCTCATTGTCTGACATCGTTGAGTTAGTAGTCTTTAACCCTTTTAGCCTTTTGTTGAGAGGACTGTTACTCTCACTTCTGGCTATTTGTTTACGTTTCCctttttcatcaaaattttcGACGCGTCAGAATTTTGAAAGGTTATTTAGAAGCGTGGTGTGAACACTTCCATAACTTATTTCAGGCAACATTCCATAGGGATTGAACACATTTTGCTGTTTTATAAGAGTGGAccattcttgaaaattgAATGTGTCCCTAAGTCTTGAGTTTACAGTTGTTCAAACAGTTTCTGAAACAGTTTCtaaaatttttaaatgagGAACTACAGTTCAGTGctttatttatatttactAAACTCACTCTGAAAGTTTCCaacttaataatttttgtttgGGAATATTGGTAATCCCTGggaaatattctttttttaatattaatttatttgtttaaacaaattttttaGGTTCTTAGATGTTCAACATCAAATTATGGTTACTTCTtaaaaaaaacatttttcaaattcaaagcCGTAAATCCTATAACCAAACTTAAAATGTTTCCTTGAaattttgtattttttaGTTTAATGCAAGTTTAATACCTTTGATAAAAGGAAAgaaatcaagaagaaaatagtCTTTGAGGAAGACtaaaatttttggaaaaacaGAAATAAATAGGTTTCGTGGTCTAGTCGGTTATGGCATCTGCTTAACACGCAGAACGTCCCCAGTTCGATCCTGGGCgaaatcattttttttggattctctcttatttgaatatactAATAACGAAAGGATTTGACGTCAAACATGGTGCCGGTATATTTTTCTACTTTTcataataaattattttaaGGACACAGAAGAATcaacaattaaatgattAAGAATTTTCATAAGAAATTTACCTAGAGTAGAGTCCGTCAAAAAAAGCCTGAAAAAGTAATTCCTACAATGTTTCAATGATTACAGAGTACATTTTTTCAGGAAACCAGGTATGATTTAGTAGGGTCAACATTTTACTTGTCAATTGGTCACCAAATCATTATATCTGCCTGTTTCTGCTCTAACATAATTGCTGTTCTGGCGAACATGAACCATATACACCGTATGtgaatatttgaaacattatttaaaaaatattatgaaaCAGCACTAATGAACAATAATGTTGTATTAACATAAATGTCTCAAATAAAACAGAAGGAAATAAGTGTAGCGAAGAAAACGAAAATGAATCTGACCAAGTAACAGGtttccaatatttaaataagaaGACACTTGAGTGAAAATGTAGATTGAAGATGGGAACtactttaattaaatatcattatataatttaaaagaGAGCGGCGggaattaaaaaaaatattttaattaaGAAGCAAGTCTCATACCAAATATAATCATCCAGAAtcaacaaatatattataacgagaaaaataatatcacCGAAGTTCGTGAGTGTAATAGTGAAAGTTGTCAGTAAACGAACGTAACAATACGAACAATGTCCAAAATGTCGTTACGGTTTacaatttgataatgatactTACTGTAAGGCGAAacataaatattatttcttgttccaGCAAATTGCTGATATCTGGATGAATTATATTCGACATGCTTCTTTAATTATGTAATACTTTAAATTCTCGCTGCTTTCTTATAAACtacatatttataaatcaatttgttctttccattttcaatcttacTTACCATCGAATAACTTGCTATTTATATGTCGGGAATCTTTTCTACTTGGtctgtttctttttccttcGTTACACCTATTTCGTTTTTTTCATACTTCTATTTTTCATAGTGTATATCTTTCATATTCGCCGTAACAACAGTATTTGTATTTACTGGTATATACAGTAGATTACCTGGTACATTTTCATGATTTCCTTCACCCCATCAAATCAATTGCCAGCAAATGGAGATAAACAGATAAAAACGCATGATCAAATCTACTCAGCTTGGGTTACTCAATTTATTGTCAATTTCACAAATTGGTTGTTTGGCCGAGCGGTCTAAGGCGCCTGATTCAAGAAGTTTTCTTGACTGTGGAACACCACAGGAATACTCAGGTATCGTAAGATGCAAGAGTTCGAATCTCTTAGCAaccatttattttttattttttgttggATCATTAAGCGTAATAAGCTAAATCCAATTTGTGGTAAGATAAATCCTGAAAAAGAAACCCTTAACAAAGCCCATATACTAGATACCAGATTCCCAAATAAAAACTTCCAACAGGCAGGTCATCATTATATGAATTTCAAACTCCCAAATGAATGTGACAGAGAGTACGTATAATACTACCATTGTACTTATGGAGGC is from Naumovozyma castellii chromosome 6, complete genome and encodes:
- the ASC1 gene encoding 40S ribosomal protein RACK1 (ancestral locus Anc_2.431), producing MSSNEVLVLRGTLEGHNGWVTSLATSAGQPNLLLSGSRDKTLISWKLTGDDQKFGVPVRSFKGHSHIVQDCTLTQDGAYALSASWDKTLRLWDVATGETYQRFVGHKSDVMSVAIDRKASMIISGSRDKTIKVWTIKGQCLATLLGHNDWVSQVRIAPTDQNDDAVTVISAGNDKMVKAWNLNQFQIEADFVGHNGNVNAVTASPDGTLIASAGKDGEIMLWNLAEKKAMYTLSAQDEVFSLAFSPNRYWLAAATASGIKIFCLDPQSLIDDLRPEFAGYNKSAEPHAVSLAWSADGQTLFAGYTDSVIRVWQVMTAN
- the SPC24 gene encoding kinetochore-associated Ndc80 complex subunit SPC24 (ancestral locus Anc_2.427) — translated: MSDNEHLIENLAGLLRETRENFDIEPDVNSVMSFNEGIDQIDTRTKNLLSEGKSKNSDLINQIESQTSHLDQLSKELIQTKEESKNFKSKDQLIDFVKELDQLENTIVTMRGELDTRIVQLVSNDENFPMNPGSLDTNKTSKSPRGNILSQEEEEIFNDPIARANILRLKLYKSMGVILDIENNQVLINGQNNKIDTLPLDDDLSEYFKTKYIWERIKQSKK